A region of Myxococcus stipitatus DSM 14675 DNA encodes the following proteins:
- the tatA gene encoding twin-arginine translocase TatA/TatE family subunit: MLGLKPMELLLILFVLLLLFGATRLPQLGSSLGSAIRNFKRGFGGEEDAGGQGGDKKGGGTLATGGNVDKDVKSSTPSSHA, translated from the coding sequence ATGCTGGGGCTGAAGCCGATGGAACTACTTCTGATCCTGTTTGTGCTGCTGCTCCTCTTCGGGGCCACGCGGCTGCCGCAGCTCGGCTCGTCCCTGGGCAGCGCGATTCGCAACTTCAAGCGCGGCTTCGGCGGCGAGGAAGATGCCGGCGGCCAGGGAGGCGACAAGAAGGGTGGCGGGACGCTCGCCACCGGCGGGAACGTGGACAAGGACGTGAAGTCCTCCACGCCCAGCAGCCACGCCTGA
- a CDS encoding CaiB/BaiF CoA transferase family protein: MSTLPLTGLRVLDLSRLLPGPYATLVLADLGATVVKVEEPEGGDYVRQMPPSRDDMGALFYGLNRNKRSLTLNLKTPEGRDALKRLVRTHDVLVESFRPGVMDKLGVGESVLRAENPRLIYCAISGYGQTGPDRLKAGHDLNYVARAGLLGYGGEAGGAPAFPGVQMGDIGGGSLFALVGILAALHERERTGKGRFVDVSMTDGATAFLHMHLAARLFMGEQGGALERGREALNGGYACYGLYRTADDRWLAVGALEPKFFAGVCERLGRPELLEDAYAPGEAGARVKAELTRLFASKPLAHWAETFAGSDLCVEPVAEGDDVLSDAQLRARGLFVDADDARLGRKVTHLLTPLRMGPTPLREPPALGQHSREVLAEAGFTEEEMAKLGA; the protein is encoded by the coding sequence ATGTCGACGCTGCCACTGACGGGCCTGCGGGTGTTGGACTTGTCTCGTCTGTTGCCGGGGCCGTACGCCACGCTGGTGCTCGCGGACCTGGGCGCCACGGTGGTGAAGGTGGAGGAGCCGGAAGGTGGCGACTACGTCCGGCAGATGCCCCCGTCGCGCGACGACATGGGCGCGCTGTTCTACGGGCTCAACCGGAACAAGCGCTCTTTGACGCTGAACCTCAAGACGCCCGAGGGCCGTGATGCCCTCAAGCGACTGGTGCGCACGCACGACGTGCTGGTGGAGAGCTTCCGGCCCGGGGTGATGGACAAGCTGGGCGTGGGGGAATCCGTCCTCCGCGCGGAGAATCCTCGGCTCATCTACTGCGCCATCTCCGGCTATGGGCAGACGGGGCCGGACCGGCTCAAGGCGGGGCATGACCTGAACTACGTGGCTCGCGCGGGGCTGCTGGGCTACGGCGGTGAGGCGGGCGGTGCGCCGGCCTTCCCGGGCGTCCAGATGGGCGACATCGGCGGTGGCAGCCTCTTCGCGCTGGTGGGCATCCTGGCCGCGCTGCACGAGCGAGAGCGCACGGGGAAGGGCCGCTTCGTGGACGTGTCCATGACGGATGGCGCCACGGCGTTCCTGCACATGCACCTGGCCGCGCGGCTCTTCATGGGCGAGCAGGGCGGGGCGCTGGAGCGGGGCCGCGAGGCGCTCAATGGCGGATATGCGTGCTACGGCCTGTACCGGACGGCGGATGACCGGTGGCTCGCGGTCGGCGCGCTGGAGCCCAAGTTCTTCGCGGGCGTGTGCGAGCGACTGGGGCGCCCCGAGCTCCTCGAGGACGCCTATGCGCCGGGCGAGGCGGGTGCGCGGGTGAAGGCGGAGCTGACGCGCTTGTTCGCCTCGAAGCCGCTGGCGCACTGGGCGGAGACCTTCGCGGGCTCGGACCTGTGCGTGGAGCCCGTGGCGGAAGGGGATGACGTGCTGTCGGACGCGCAGCTGCGAGCCCGAGGCCTCTTCGTCGACGCGGACGACGCGAGACTGGGCCGCAAGGTGACGCACCTGCTCACGCCGCTGCGCATGGGGCCGACGCCCCTGCGCGAGCCACCTGCACTGGGTCAGCACTCCCGCGAGGTGCTCGCCGAGGCGGGCTTCACCGAGGAGGAGATGGCGAAGCTGGGGGCGTGA
- a CDS encoding SCP2 sterol-binding domain-containing protein, which yields MTAKDIIETQIPEVLKAKPELAKDINAVINFDISGEGGGKWSLDLTKADGWVSEGNAEGAKMLIVVSNDDFVKIREKKLNAQMAAMQGKLKFKPMDMGLAMKLAKLL from the coding sequence ATGACCGCGAAGGACATCATCGAGACCCAGATTCCGGAAGTGCTGAAGGCGAAGCCGGAGCTGGCGAAGGACATCAACGCCGTCATCAACTTCGACATCTCGGGTGAGGGTGGCGGGAAGTGGTCTCTGGACCTGACCAAGGCCGACGGCTGGGTCTCCGAGGGCAACGCGGAAGGCGCGAAGATGCTCATCGTGGTGAGCAACGATGACTTCGTGAAGATCCGCGAGAAGAAGCTCAACGCGCAGATGGCCGCCATGCAGGGCAAGCTGAAGTTCAAGCCCATGGACATGGGCCTCGCGATGAAGCTGGCGAAGCTGCTCTAA
- a CDS encoding efflux RND transporter permease subunit — MSPLKTFISRPIFTAMLMLAVVVFGINAYPRIGVDQFPDVDFPVVTVTTVLPGADPETIEKNVSDPLEEALNTLNGVEQLRSVNMESVSQIIVRFTLDSKVDVAAQDVRDRVQATLSKLPDEIETPVVEKFDIGAAPIITLSLSGSLPIEELTRTAEDLVKPALQRQQGVGSIDIIGGREREIQLVVDPDRLRGFGLAISDVSQAVRAQSLDVPGGRTMDGGRERVLRLTSEAKSVDEIRNIIIASPNGAPVRVRDVADVVDGPEEARGAAKNGERSAVALVVRKQSGSNTVQVAGLVKESLGELNSRLPEGIKVELVSDNARFIRSSINSVQFDMVLGGFLAVVIVLVFLRNLNSTIVAAIALPVSVVGTFAVMAALHFTFNMVTMLALTLSIGLLIDDAIVVIENIVRHMEDGKTPMQAALDGAGQIALAVLAVTLAIVAVFIPVAFMDGIMGMFFYQFGVTVAVATLISYAVSMTLTPMLSSRMLRHHGQPKGISASVEKVLVGMENGYRKMLAAILRRRALTLVVAVAVLFATFGLARFLKFTFIPESDNGNIKLAVELPVGSTLQETQKEVELIDAQVRALPGISSTFATIGGGVQEEVHKGELLVNLVPIKERSYKQGELKTYLRGAIKPRSGVTVTVQDVTGVAGGGARSQQVQFNLRGDNWQELIATSEKIRAAMKTNKGLVDVDTTYRSGKPQYDVVVDRERAASLGVPAASLGTTLRAFLGRDKFADYREGGETYEVKLRLPPDTLASAEALGKLTVRSPSGQLVELRNLATITPADGPVQIDRESQKRQITLLANLASGYQLSEAIAFMNATATKEVPKGVIYDFEGNAKELGKSVAAFGSALLLGIILVYMILAAQFESLIHPFTIMLSLPFAFIGAIGALLITGQAMSMFALIGIIMLMGLVVKNGILLVDFTLQLREEGKSATEALLGAAPVRLRPILMTTIAMIAGMIPVAVAQGDGAETRAPMAITIIGGLITSTVLTLGVVPVVYSLLDQLTEKFKRRKGPGAAPDHGAPHAVDAHGEKAAVAAAARVETA, encoded by the coding sequence ATGAGCCCGCTCAAGACATTCATTTCACGGCCCATCTTCACCGCCATGCTCATGCTGGCGGTGGTCGTGTTCGGCATCAACGCTTACCCGCGCATCGGCGTGGACCAGTTCCCGGACGTCGACTTCCCCGTCGTCACGGTGACGACGGTGCTCCCCGGCGCGGACCCGGAGACCATCGAGAAGAACGTCAGCGATCCGCTGGAAGAGGCGCTCAACACGCTCAACGGCGTGGAGCAGCTTCGCTCCGTCAACATGGAGAGCGTGTCGCAGATCATCGTGCGCTTCACCTTGGACTCCAAGGTGGACGTGGCCGCGCAGGACGTGCGCGACCGCGTGCAGGCCACGCTGAGCAAGCTGCCCGATGAAATCGAGACGCCCGTCGTCGAGAAGTTCGACATCGGCGCCGCGCCCATCATCACCCTGTCGCTGTCCGGTTCGCTGCCCATCGAGGAACTGACGCGGACGGCCGAGGACCTGGTCAAGCCCGCGCTGCAGCGCCAGCAGGGCGTGGGCAGCATCGACATCATCGGTGGTCGCGAGCGGGAGATTCAGCTCGTCGTGGACCCGGACCGCCTGCGCGGCTTCGGGCTGGCCATCAGCGACGTGAGCCAGGCGGTGCGCGCGCAGAGCCTGGACGTCCCGGGTGGCCGCACCATGGACGGCGGCCGCGAGCGCGTGCTGCGCCTGACGTCCGAGGCGAAGAGCGTCGATGAAATCCGCAACATCATCATCGCCAGCCCCAACGGCGCGCCGGTGCGCGTGCGGGACGTGGCGGACGTGGTGGACGGCCCCGAGGAGGCCCGCGGCGCCGCGAAGAACGGAGAGCGCAGCGCCGTGGCGCTGGTCGTGCGCAAGCAGTCCGGCTCCAACACGGTGCAGGTGGCCGGGCTCGTCAAGGAGTCGCTGGGTGAGCTCAACAGCCGCCTGCCCGAGGGCATCAAGGTGGAGCTCGTCAGCGACAACGCGCGCTTCATCCGCTCGTCCATCAACTCCGTGCAGTTCGACATGGTGCTCGGTGGCTTCCTCGCGGTCGTCATCGTGCTCGTGTTCCTGCGCAACCTGAACTCGACCATCGTCGCGGCCATCGCGCTGCCGGTGTCCGTCGTCGGTACGTTCGCCGTCATGGCGGCGCTGCACTTCACCTTCAACATGGTGACGATGCTGGCGCTGACGCTGTCCATCGGTCTGCTCATCGACGACGCCATCGTGGTCATCGAGAACATCGTCCGTCACATGGAGGATGGAAAGACACCCATGCAGGCGGCGCTCGATGGCGCCGGACAGATTGCCCTCGCGGTGCTCGCGGTGACGCTGGCCATCGTCGCGGTGTTCATCCCCGTGGCGTTCATGGACGGCATCATGGGCATGTTCTTCTACCAGTTCGGTGTCACGGTGGCGGTGGCGACGCTCATCTCCTACGCCGTGTCCATGACGCTGACGCCCATGCTGTCCTCGCGCATGCTGCGCCACCACGGGCAGCCCAAGGGCATCTCCGCTTCGGTGGAGAAGGTGCTGGTGGGCATGGAGAACGGCTACCGGAAGATGCTGGCGGCCATCCTCCGTCGGCGCGCGCTGACGCTGGTGGTCGCGGTGGCGGTGCTCTTCGCGACCTTCGGCCTGGCGCGCTTCCTGAAGTTCACCTTCATCCCCGAGTCCGACAACGGCAACATCAAGCTGGCGGTGGAGTTGCCCGTCGGCTCGACGCTGCAGGAGACGCAGAAGGAGGTCGAGCTCATCGACGCCCAGGTGCGTGCGCTGCCCGGCATCTCCTCCACGTTCGCCACCATCGGCGGCGGCGTGCAGGAGGAAGTCCACAAGGGCGAGCTGCTGGTCAACCTGGTGCCCATCAAGGAGCGCAGCTACAAGCAGGGCGAGCTCAAGACGTATCTGCGTGGCGCCATCAAGCCCCGTTCGGGCGTGACGGTGACGGTGCAGGACGTCACGGGCGTGGCCGGCGGTGGCGCGCGCTCCCAGCAGGTGCAGTTCAACCTGCGCGGCGACAACTGGCAGGAGCTCATCGCCACGTCCGAGAAGATTCGCGCGGCGATGAAGACCAACAAGGGTCTGGTGGACGTGGACACCACGTACCGCTCCGGCAAGCCGCAGTACGACGTGGTGGTGGACCGCGAGCGCGCGGCCAGCCTCGGTGTTCCGGCGGCGTCGCTGGGCACCACGCTGCGTGCCTTCCTGGGCCGCGACAAGTTCGCGGACTACCGCGAGGGGGGCGAGACGTACGAGGTGAAGCTGCGCCTGCCTCCGGACACGCTGGCCTCTGCCGAGGCGCTGGGCAAGCTGACGGTGCGCTCGCCCAGCGGGCAGCTCGTGGAGCTTCGCAACCTGGCCACCATCACTCCGGCGGATGGCCCGGTGCAGATCGACCGTGAGTCCCAGAAGCGGCAGATCACCCTGCTCGCCAACCTGGCCAGCGGCTACCAGCTCAGTGAGGCCATCGCGTTCATGAACGCGACGGCGACGAAGGAAGTGCCCAAGGGCGTCATCTACGACTTCGAAGGCAACGCGAAGGAGCTCGGCAAGTCCGTTGCCGCCTTCGGTTCCGCGCTCCTCCTGGGCATCATCCTCGTGTACATGATCCTGGCGGCGCAGTTCGAGAGCCTCATCCACCCGTTCACCATCATGCTGTCGCTGCCCTTCGCGTTCATCGGAGCGATCGGCGCGCTGCTCATCACGGGTCAGGCCATGTCGATGTTCGCCCTCATCGGCATCATCATGCTCATGGGTCTGGTGGTGAAGAACGGCATCCTCCTGGTCGACTTCACGCTGCAGCTGCGTGAGGAAGGCAAGAGCGCCACGGAGGCGCTGCTGGGTGCCGCTCCGGTCCGTCTGCGTCCGATTCTCATGACCACCATCGCGATGATCGCCGGCATGATTCCGGTGGCGGTGGCGCAGGGTGACGGCGCGGAGACGCGCGCGCCCATGGCCATCACCATCATCGGCGGCCTCATCACCTCCACCGTGCTGACGCTCGGCGTGGTGCCGGTGGTGTACTCGCTGCTGGACCAGCTCACCGAGAAGTTCAAGCGTCGCAAGGGCCCGGGCGCCGCCCCGGACCATGGCGCGCCGCACGCGGTGGATGCGCATGGTGAGAAGGCGGCGGTGGCAGCGGCCGCGCGAGTGGAGACGGCCTGA
- a CDS encoding sensor histidine kinase, giving the protein MGTGDTAAQAPGLLLVPVQGPPRPLGGLLLEQLGLRALPPDARSLDALLVAAGFQRRAGDARLWERDGHVLLAGEELLGDGARLLWTAPACWDEAEVRRRVRYLGMASHDLRGSLANIRSYAALLLNGRVPLEPKVQRGLETILRNADRSLSFSQDFFDSSRADLGSLACEPERQPLIPLLEGAVERQRAAAAAANVALVLDLDPSLPSPEVAVDGARIQHAVEAFILYQLSRSHPGEVIHVRVHPGVPRVRVEVRREGVPLSDEDASAVFQREERAFREKKVEDPLRVYLARQEVEAHGGGVGVETDPSGSALVLTLTALPGALLGTPATLQA; this is encoded by the coding sequence ATGGGAACGGGTGACACGGCGGCGCAAGCGCCGGGCTTGCTCCTTGTCCCCGTACAAGGTCCCCCGCGCCCGCTGGGCGGCCTGCTCCTCGAGCAGCTGGGCCTCCGCGCGCTGCCCCCGGACGCCCGCTCGCTGGACGCGCTCCTGGTCGCCGCGGGCTTCCAGCGCCGCGCGGGCGATGCACGACTCTGGGAGCGCGACGGACACGTCCTGCTCGCGGGAGAAGAGCTCCTGGGTGATGGAGCGCGCCTCCTGTGGACGGCCCCCGCCTGCTGGGATGAGGCCGAGGTGCGCCGCCGCGTGCGCTACCTGGGCATGGCCTCGCATGACTTGCGCGGCTCGCTGGCCAACATCCGCTCCTACGCCGCGCTGCTGCTCAACGGCCGCGTCCCGCTGGAGCCCAAGGTGCAGCGCGGGCTGGAGACCATCCTGCGCAACGCGGACCGCTCGCTCTCCTTCTCGCAGGACTTCTTCGACTCCAGCCGCGCCGACCTGGGCTCGCTGGCCTGCGAGCCGGAGCGCCAGCCGCTCATCCCGCTCCTGGAGGGAGCCGTGGAGCGCCAGCGGGCGGCCGCCGCCGCGGCCAACGTGGCGCTCGTGCTGGACCTGGACCCCAGCCTGCCCTCCCCCGAGGTCGCCGTGGACGGAGCCCGCATCCAGCACGCGGTGGAGGCGTTCATCCTGTACCAGCTCTCCCGCTCCCATCCGGGCGAGGTCATCCATGTCCGGGTCCACCCGGGTGTCCCCCGGGTGCGGGTGGAGGTGCGCCGGGAGGGAGTGCCCCTCTCCGACGAGGACGCCTCCGCCGTCTTCCAGCGCGAGGAGCGGGCCTTCCGGGAGAAGAAGGTGGAGGACCCGCTGCGCGTCTACCTGGCCCGACAGGAGGTGGAGGCGCACGGGGGCGGCGTGGGCGTGGAGACGGACCCGTCCGGAAGCGCCCTGGTCCTCACCCTCACGGCCCTTCCAGGCGCCCTGCTCGGAACGCCAGCGACCCTCCAAGCGTAG
- a CDS encoding MarR family winged helix-turn-helix transcriptional regulator, whose amino-acid sequence MRVPANRPALRVQSGGGVGEEELEFNEEGGVTDDSLSPEDASTPSSRRLHELIIQLGRYRSLRDPLHGICESKQLTPTQIHALMWLGNDGPTHVGVLAQRVGITKKTITGVVDRLEDMKLVERTRDAEDRRAVVAQLTTEGVKLFNLISRSVDEGLRRMLDLLPPDDQEALFGLLERVLKRLGESSEPQSL is encoded by the coding sequence ATGCGAGTGCCGGCGAACAGACCGGCCCTCCGCGTGCAGTCGGGCGGCGGCGTGGGCGAGGAGGAACTCGAGTTCAACGAGGAGGGTGGCGTCACCGACGACTCCCTTTCTCCCGAGGATGCCTCCACGCCCTCGTCGCGCCGCCTGCACGAGCTCATCATCCAGCTTGGGCGGTACCGCTCCCTGCGGGATCCGCTCCACGGAATCTGCGAGAGCAAGCAGCTGACGCCCACGCAGATTCACGCGTTGATGTGGTTGGGCAATGACGGCCCCACTCACGTGGGGGTGCTCGCCCAGCGTGTGGGCATCACCAAGAAGACCATCACCGGGGTGGTGGACCGGTTGGAGGACATGAAGCTGGTGGAGCGCACGAGGGACGCCGAGGACCGGCGCGCCGTCGTCGCGCAGCTCACCACCGAGGGAGTGAAGCTCTTCAACCTCATCAGCCGAAGCGTCGATGAAGGCCTGCGGCGGATGCTGGACCTGCTCCCTCCCGATGACCAGGAGGCGCTCTTCGGCCTGCTGGAGCGGGTGCTGAAACGGCTGGGCGAATCTTCCGAGCCGCAGTCCCTCTAG
- a CDS encoding response regulator, which produces MDDDPDILEALSEILEAEGFVIRRARNGKEALDRLEPEPPNLILLDLMMPVMDGWEFAQRMRQKPPAVAGIPLIVLSADRNVGSKAQDIGAVGHLAKPFELNDLLDMVRRSLDPSAMSSTSA; this is translated from the coding sequence GTGGACGATGACCCGGATATCCTCGAAGCGCTCTCGGAGATCCTGGAGGCCGAGGGTTTTGTCATCCGCCGTGCACGCAATGGCAAGGAGGCGCTGGACCGCCTCGAGCCGGAACCTCCCAACCTCATCCTGTTGGACTTGATGATGCCCGTCATGGACGGATGGGAGTTCGCCCAGCGCATGCGCCAGAAGCCGCCGGCCGTGGCGGGCATTCCGCTGATCGTCCTCAGCGCGGACCGCAACGTGGGGAGCAAGGCCCAGGACATCGGCGCCGTCGGCCACCTGGCCAAGCCCTTCGAGCTGAATGATCTGCTCGACATGGTCCGCCGCTCACTCGACCCCTCCGCCATGAGCAGCACCAGCGCCTGA
- a CDS encoding AMP-dependent synthetase/ligase produces the protein MRAESQVAPSAAGAQEGNLVQLLIQRVNSGSKEGATHKKDGRWQDVSFSQVLEDVKVLSAGLVALGVKPGDRVSLFANTSLQWIVADLAITAAQAIMVPVYSSNIPDEVAYVVNHSESSFVFVDNDEKDAKQAGRLTRVRQKLAECPTVQKVIVFEGAVAGEQEVSLADVVAKGREAHQANPAAFDERVASVKSDDTYCIVYTSGTTGAPKGTLLTHGNWTYQAQAVRAIGMMEPSDSVMLFLPLAHVFAQVAKVAWLSMGCRLIIAESVDKLMANIAETRPTVLPSVPRVFEKVYNTVVSNGMAAPGLKGRLTRWAFGLFDEYVEAKQQGREYNSLGFTLAKKLVFTKVRATLDEKLGGNMRLFVSGGAPLSRKIAYFFDLLGFKVVEGYGLTETSAPCNANRPNKIKIGSVGPPMPGTEVKIAADGEVLVRGPCVTKGYYKNPTATAEALDADGWYHTGDIGEVDSDNYLRITDRKKDIIVTAGGKNVAPQNIENTLKTFPILSQAMVYGDKRPYLVVLLTVMEESVRKLLEEKGAPVGTYAENAKRPEVHEAVKAVMAKVNSEQPPYATIKRFTIMSADFTQETGELTPTLKVKRKVCSQKFKAQIDAMYDNASIPD, from the coding sequence GTGAGAGCAGAGAGTCAGGTAGCACCTTCGGCGGCAGGCGCGCAGGAGGGAAACCTGGTCCAGTTGCTGATCCAGCGCGTGAATTCCGGCTCCAAGGAAGGCGCGACGCACAAGAAGGACGGCCGCTGGCAGGACGTGAGTTTCAGCCAGGTGCTGGAGGACGTGAAGGTCCTGTCCGCCGGCCTGGTGGCCTTGGGTGTGAAGCCCGGTGACCGGGTGTCCCTCTTCGCCAACACCAGCTTGCAGTGGATTGTCGCCGACCTGGCCATCACCGCCGCGCAGGCCATCATGGTGCCGGTGTACTCGTCCAACATCCCGGACGAGGTGGCCTACGTCGTCAACCACTCGGAGTCGTCCTTCGTCTTCGTGGACAACGACGAGAAGGACGCCAAGCAGGCGGGGCGCCTCACGCGCGTGCGCCAGAAGCTGGCCGAGTGTCCCACCGTCCAGAAGGTCATCGTCTTCGAGGGCGCGGTGGCGGGCGAGCAGGAGGTGTCCCTGGCGGACGTCGTGGCCAAGGGCCGCGAGGCGCACCAGGCCAACCCCGCCGCCTTCGACGAGCGCGTCGCGTCGGTGAAGTCCGACGACACCTACTGCATCGTCTACACGTCCGGCACCACGGGCGCGCCCAAGGGCACGCTGCTGACGCACGGCAACTGGACGTACCAGGCGCAGGCGGTGCGAGCCATCGGGATGATGGAGCCGAGTGACTCCGTCATGCTGTTCCTGCCGCTGGCGCACGTCTTCGCGCAGGTGGCGAAGGTGGCGTGGCTGAGCATGGGCTGCCGGCTCATCATCGCGGAGTCGGTGGACAAGCTGATGGCCAACATCGCGGAGACGCGTCCCACGGTGCTGCCGTCGGTGCCGCGTGTCTTCGAGAAGGTCTACAACACGGTGGTGTCCAACGGCATGGCGGCGCCGGGCCTCAAGGGCCGGCTGACGCGGTGGGCGTTCGGCTTGTTCGACGAGTACGTCGAGGCGAAGCAGCAGGGCCGCGAGTACAACAGCCTGGGCTTCACGCTCGCGAAGAAGCTGGTGTTCACCAAGGTGCGCGCAACCCTGGACGAGAAGCTGGGCGGCAACATGCGCCTGTTCGTCTCCGGCGGCGCTCCGCTGTCGCGCAAGATTGCGTACTTCTTCGACCTGTTGGGCTTCAAGGTCGTGGAGGGCTACGGCCTGACGGAGACGTCCGCGCCCTGCAACGCCAACCGCCCGAACAAGATCAAGATCGGCAGCGTGGGCCCGCCGATGCCGGGCACCGAGGTCAAGATCGCCGCGGACGGAGAAGTCCTCGTCCGGGGCCCTTGCGTCACCAAGGGCTACTACAAGAACCCCACGGCCACGGCCGAGGCCCTGGACGCCGACGGCTGGTACCACACGGGCGACATCGGTGAGGTGGACTCGGACAACTACCTGCGCATCACCGACCGCAAGAAGGACATCATCGTCACGGCGGGCGGGAAGAACGTGGCGCCTCAGAACATCGAGAACACGCTGAAGACCTTCCCCATCCTGAGCCAGGCCATGGTGTACGGCGACAAGCGCCCGTACCTCGTGGTGCTCCTCACCGTGATGGAGGAGTCGGTGCGCAAGCTGCTGGAGGAGAAGGGCGCTCCGGTGGGCACCTACGCGGAGAACGCGAAGCGGCCGGAGGTCCACGAGGCGGTGAAGGCCGTGATGGCCAAGGTGAACTCGGAGCAGCCTCCGTACGCCACCATCAAGCGCTTCACCATCATGTCGGCGGACTTCACCCAGGAGACTGGCGAGCTGACGCCCACGCTGAAGGTGAAGCGCAAGGTGTGCAGCCAGAAGTTCAAGGCGCAGATCGACGCCATGTACGACAACGCCTCGATTCCGGACTGA
- a CDS encoding efflux RND transporter periplasmic adaptor subunit: MIRRMWMAAALAAVFSTGCGKSGAQPALPTQEASSAMGVKAIAPATELEGNITRVTGQVRSKQEATLSAQATGTLAKMLVKVGDKVKKGQTLAVLDTSNVIIGVEQARAVKAAADASLQLATNNLERTRKVAEGGGIAAAGLDQAEIGQKQAAAQAAQAAAAVRMAEENLRDMAIIAPFDGVITARMKNIGDTVAMMPPTPVFSLVDVAGLEVRALVPESVVDKVKQGTKTHGTVSPSGMRFEVTVATVGSVVDTTNRTVEVLADVVGETASPLRPGALVDLDFSAAGQTDDKGLFLPTQAVSARGQEGFVWVVQDGTVRKRDVRVERVLPGYVRILQGLGADERVLADSSLDVKEGTAVRVVQ; encoded by the coding sequence GTGATTCGACGCATGTGGATGGCCGCGGCACTGGCGGCGGTGTTTTCGACGGGCTGCGGCAAGAGCGGGGCGCAGCCGGCCCTGCCAACGCAGGAAGCCTCTTCGGCGATGGGCGTGAAGGCCATTGCCCCGGCGACGGAGCTGGAAGGCAACATCACGCGGGTGACGGGCCAGGTTCGCTCCAAGCAGGAGGCGACGCTGAGCGCCCAGGCGACCGGCACCCTCGCGAAGATGCTGGTGAAGGTGGGCGACAAGGTGAAGAAGGGCCAGACGCTGGCCGTGCTGGACACGTCCAACGTCATCATCGGCGTGGAGCAGGCCCGCGCGGTGAAGGCGGCGGCGGACGCGTCGCTGCAGCTGGCCACCAACAACCTGGAGCGCACCCGCAAGGTGGCCGAGGGCGGTGGTATCGCCGCGGCCGGGTTGGACCAGGCGGAGATCGGCCAGAAGCAGGCCGCGGCCCAGGCGGCCCAGGCCGCCGCGGCGGTGCGCATGGCGGAGGAGAACCTCCGCGACATGGCCATCATCGCGCCCTTCGATGGTGTCATCACCGCGCGCATGAAGAACATCGGCGACACGGTGGCGATGATGCCGCCCACGCCCGTCTTCTCGCTGGTGGACGTGGCCGGCCTGGAAGTGCGCGCGCTGGTGCCCGAGTCCGTGGTGGACAAGGTCAAGCAGGGCACCAAGACGCACGGCACGGTGAGCCCCAGCGGCATGCGCTTCGAGGTGACGGTGGCCACGGTGGGCTCCGTCGTGGACACCACCAACCGCACGGTGGAGGTGCTGGCGGACGTGGTGGGTGAGACGGCCAGCCCCCTGCGCCCGGGTGCGCTGGTGGACCTGGACTTCTCGGCCGCCGGCCAGACGGACGACAAGGGCCTGTTCCTGCCGACGCAGGCGGTCAGCGCGCGAGGCCAGGAGGGCTTCGTGTGGGTGGTGCAGGACGGCACCGTGCGCAAGCGCGACGTGCGCGTGGAGCGCGTGCTCCCCGGTTACGTGCGCATCCTCCAGGGGTTGGGCGCGGATGAGCGAGTGCTCGCCGACTCCTCCCTGGACGTGAAGGAGGGCACGGCCGTCCGCGTGGTGCAGTGA